A window of the Lolium perenne isolate Kyuss_39 chromosome 7, Kyuss_2.0, whole genome shotgun sequence genome harbors these coding sequences:
- the LOC127316783 gene encoding ESCRT-related protein CHMP1, whose amino-acid sequence MGNPEKLMAQIFDLKFTSKSLQRQARKCEKEEKEQKLKVKKAIEKGNVDGARIYAENAIRKRTEHMNYLRLASRLDAVVARLDTQAKMQAIGKSMGNIVKSLDSSLATGNLQKMSETMDSFERQFVNMEVQAEFMEGAMAGSTSLSTPETEVNSLMQQVADDYGLEVSVGLPQAAAHAIPAAKDKEKVDEDDLTRRLAELKARG is encoded by the coding sequence ATGGGCAACCCGGAGAAGCTGATGGCGCAGATCTTCGACCTCAAGTTCACCTCCAAGTCGCTGCAGCGGCAGGCGCGCAAGTgcgagaaggaggagaaggagcAGAAGCTCAAGGTCAAGAAGGCCATCGAGAAGGGCAACGTCGACGGCGCGCGCATCTACGCCGAGAACGCCATCCGCAAGCGCACCGAGCACATGAACTACCTGCGCCTCGCATCCCGCCTCGACGCCGTCGTCGCGCGCCTCGACACGCAGGCCAAGATGCAGGCCATCGGAAAGTCCATGGGCAACATCGTCAAGTCCCTCGACTCCTCCCTCGCCACCGGCAACCTCCAGAAGATGTCCGAGACCATGGACAGCTTCGAGCGCCAGTTCGTCAACATGGAGGTCCAGGCCGAGTTCATGGAGGGCGCCATGGCCGGGTCAACCTCGCTCTCCACGCCAGAGACCGAGGTCAACAGCCTCATGCAGCAGGTCGCCGACGACTACGGCCTCGAGGTCTCCGTCGGCCTGCCGCAGGCCGCCGCGCACGCCATACCCGCCGCAAAGGATAAGGAGAAGGTCGACGAGGACGACCTCACCCGCCGCCTCGCCGAGCTCAAGGCACGCGGCTAA
- the LOC127316784 gene encoding uncharacterized protein, whose translation MKAGRKNLQRACQDGSAVTLAEGDSIMQVVTLRGSNLIEVTDGKGVKSLALFPAKFQKSFWIKNGSFVVVDVSGREEALESGSKIGCVVSQVLFHDQVRALEKSGEWPAIFKSTPNGWATGTASQVEEEPGSDGEDDDLPPLEPNMNRYNPFDVLSDSGSGSDS comes from the exons ATGAAGGCCGGGAGGAAGAACCTGCAGAGAGCGTGCCAGGATGGCTCTGCCGTCACGCTCGCAGAGGGCGACAGCATCATGCAGGTTGTCACACTGCGCGGCTCCAACCTCATCGAG GTCACGGATGGCAAGGGCGTCAAATCTCTGGCCTTGTTCCCGGCCAAGTTCCAGAAGAGCTTTTGGATCAAGAACG GGAGTTTTGtggttgtggatgttagtgggaGGGAGGAGGCTCTTGAATCAGGGAGCAAGATAGGGTGTGTCGTGTCACAAGTCCTCTTTCATGATCAAGTTCGCGCACTTGAGAAATCCGGTGAATG GCCAGCTATCTTCAAGTCAACTCCCAATGGCTGGGCGACAGGGACCGCATCTCAGGTTGAGGAAGAGCCAGGTtccgatggagaagatgatgatcTGCCACCACTTGAGCCGAACATGAACAGATATAATCCGTTTGACGTGCTTTCTGATTCAGGAAGTGGTTCCGATTCTTGA